Proteins co-encoded in one Meiothermus sp. genomic window:
- a CDS encoding deoxynucleoside kinase translates to MYIAIEGVIGVGKTTLARLLAERLGAESLHEVVEENPFLPLFYQDPARYGFKVQVFFLLSRYKQLLPLSQPSLFARGVVADYLFDKDAIFAAMNLSGAEWELYKDLYAHLSPKLPTPDLTIYLRAPLPVILERIRRRGRVFEKQMESEYLARLSEFYERHFAAYPHPLWVLDTQEFDFAEREADQDWVVRCVQEKLGIPKGSGNPPGNPSIASGKRS, encoded by the coding sequence ATGTATATCGCCATCGAGGGGGTAATTGGGGTGGGCAAGACCACCTTGGCCCGGCTGCTGGCCGAGCGGCTGGGGGCCGAGAGTTTGCACGAGGTGGTGGAGGAGAACCCCTTTTTGCCCTTGTTCTATCAAGATCCGGCCCGCTACGGCTTCAAGGTGCAGGTCTTCTTCCTGCTCTCGCGCTACAAACAACTGCTGCCCCTTTCGCAGCCCAGTCTGTTTGCCCGGGGGGTAGTGGCCGACTATCTGTTCGATAAAGATGCTATTTTCGCGGCCATGAACCTGTCGGGCGCCGAGTGGGAGCTGTACAAAGATCTGTACGCGCACCTCTCGCCCAAGCTGCCTACCCCCGACCTCACCATCTACCTGCGGGCCCCCCTGCCGGTCATACTGGAGCGCATCCGCCGGCGGGGGCGGGTCTTCGAGAAGCAGATGGAAAGCGAGTACCTGGCCCGGCTGAGCGAGTTCTACGAACGCCACTTTGCCGCTTACCCACACCCTTTGTGGGTTCTGGACACCCAGGAGTTTGACTTTGCCGAGCGCGAAGCCGACCAAGACTGGGTGGTGCGGTGCGTACAGGAAAAGCTGGGTATTCCCAAAGGCAGTGGAAACCCGCCCGGCAATCCGTCCATCGCCAGCGGTAAGCGTTCGTGA
- a CDS encoding tripartite tricarboxylate transporter TctB family protein translates to MTDRVVGVLILLLALGYALEAGRMQVGFLSDPLGPRPFPYIIAVLVGLSALWLIFRPDPEPHWPPRRFWPVLGLVLLSLVAYAYLIVPLGFIVTTTLEMTLLAVLFGARWWQGLGGALAFTLAVYLLFTQGLGVSLPVGRIFG, encoded by the coding sequence ATGACCGACCGCGTTGTAGGCGTTTTGATTCTGCTGCTGGCGTTGGGGTATGCCCTCGAGGCCGGCCGGATGCAGGTGGGCTTTTTGTCCGACCCCCTGGGGCCGCGGCCTTTCCCCTACATTATCGCGGTTCTGGTGGGCCTTTCGGCCTTGTGGCTCATCTTTAGGCCCGACCCCGAGCCCCACTGGCCCCCGCGGCGCTTCTGGCCGGTGTTGGGGCTGGTGCTCCTCAGCCTGGTGGCCTACGCCTACCTGATTGTGCCGCTGGGGTTCATTGTCACCACCACCCTCGAGATGACCCTGCTGGCGGTGCTGTTTGGGGCGCGCTGGTGGCAGGGGTTGGGGGGTGCCTTGGCCTTCACGCTGGCAGTTTACCTGTTGTTCACCCAAGGGCTGGGCGTGAGCCTACCGGTGGGCCGGATTTTTGGGTAG
- a CDS encoding tripartite tricarboxylate transporter substrate binding protein: MKRVTVLFFLAMMLGGAWAQFTPRNPECIAPAGAGGGWDFTCRSVAQVMLDLKIIPQPMKVTNMTGGGGGVAYANVVTQRSDDPNLIVAASPATTVRLAQGQYSRFTERDVRWLGAVAADFGLVAVKADAPWKTMQELVAAWKADPSKIAVGGGSAVGGQDHMKVLLLGRAAGIEPRAIKYVPFDGGGEALTSLLGGFIQVFAGDASELRAQVQAGTVRVLGLMSPRRLPAPYANVPTLRELGYNVDWVVWRGFYVPKNMPANAYEFWQQALRKVERSPEWAKVREQNSLGQFFMVGAEFQVFIDRQVNQFRNLSRELGIIR, from the coding sequence ATGAAGCGTGTAACTGTGCTGTTTTTTCTGGCCATGATGCTGGGAGGCGCTTGGGCCCAGTTTACCCCCCGTAACCCCGAGTGCATTGCGCCCGCCGGGGCTGGGGGCGGTTGGGACTTCACCTGCCGTAGCGTGGCCCAGGTGATGCTCGACCTAAAAATCATTCCACAACCCATGAAGGTTACCAACATGACCGGGGGTGGGGGCGGGGTCGCCTATGCCAATGTGGTTACCCAGCGGAGCGACGATCCCAACCTGATTGTGGCTGCCAGCCCCGCCACCACCGTGCGGTTGGCCCAGGGCCAGTACAGCCGTTTTACCGAGCGCGATGTGCGCTGGCTGGGCGCTGTGGCCGCCGACTTTGGCCTGGTAGCCGTCAAGGCCGATGCTCCCTGGAAAACCATGCAAGAACTGGTGGCGGCCTGGAAGGCCGACCCTTCCAAGATTGCGGTGGGCGGCGGGAGTGCGGTGGGCGGCCAGGATCACATGAAGGTGCTGCTGTTGGGCCGGGCGGCGGGTATCGAGCCTCGGGCCATCAAGTACGTGCCCTTTGATGGGGGTGGAGAAGCTCTGACCTCCCTGCTAGGGGGTTTTATCCAAGTTTTCGCCGGTGATGCCTCGGAACTGCGGGCCCAGGTGCAGGCCGGCACGGTGCGGGTACTGGGCCTGATGTCTCCCCGCCGTCTGCCGGCCCCCTATGCCAATGTGCCCACCTTGCGCGAACTGGGCTACAACGTAGACTGGGTGGTCTGGCGCGGCTTCTACGTGCCCAAAAACATGCCTGCCAACGCTTACGAGTTCTGGCAGCAGGCCCTGCGCAAAGTGGAGCGCAGCCCGGAGTGGGCCAAGGTACGCGAACAGAACAGCCTGGGTCAGTTCTTCATGGTGGGGGCCGAGTTCCAGGTCTTCATCGACCGGCAGGTGAACCAGTTCCGTAACCTCTCCCGCGAGTTGGGCATCATCCGGTAG
- a CDS encoding arginine--tRNA ligase, with protein sequence MLAHRPDIKALLKETLAQALQALGLSEWPEIIVQETPAGKEGDYGTPIAMSLARTLRKAPPQIAADLAQNIQLPPWVRRTFVVGGYLNFELDPAFLVQSATLPITPFPQTEGKVLLEHTSVNPNKELHVGHLRNICLGDSLARILRFAGRKVEVMNYIDDTGRQAAESLFALRYFGLGDPPAGLKYDHFVGEAYVRLHREMEDPEKKAAIEQGVQETLHRLEAGELRPEVDKILRSQLQTMYRLGAEYNTLVWESDIVREGLLSQAMKALEGSPYVFRPTEGKYAGALVMDTSAFIPGLEDPYLVLIRSNGTSTYTAKDIALQFWKMGLLQGIKFVEYDTQPSGTRLYSTHPEGVRMPFGGASETINVVDARQSHALRVVQASLEVEGRHDLAEKCFHLAYETVLLEGRQMSGRKGIVVSVDEVMDEAVRRVLTVIAEKNPDHPNPQEAAEQIGVGAVRFAMLKTEAKKQIDFRYDQALSFEGDTGPYVQYAYARAGSILRKAEEQGVLQEEADYAQATAYEIILAKHLLRFPEVVQDAARNKAPHLVAMYLLELAAAWSSFYNAKTPEGKPATPVLTAPQGLRGLRLELVRALRQTLRQGLELLGLQAPEVM encoded by the coding sequence GTGTTAGCGCATCGCCCCGATATCAAAGCCCTGCTCAAGGAGACCCTGGCCCAAGCCCTGCAAGCCCTGGGGTTGAGTGAATGGCCCGAAATCATCGTGCAGGAGACCCCGGCGGGCAAGGAAGGCGATTACGGCACGCCCATCGCCATGAGCCTGGCCCGCACCCTTCGTAAGGCCCCCCCGCAGATCGCCGCCGACTTGGCACAGAATATCCAGCTACCCCCCTGGGTGCGGCGCACTTTTGTGGTAGGGGGTTACCTGAATTTTGAGCTGGATCCCGCTTTTTTGGTGCAGTCGGCCACCCTGCCCATAACACCCTTCCCGCAAACCGAGGGCAAGGTACTTCTGGAGCACACCTCGGTCAACCCCAACAAGGAACTGCACGTGGGGCACCTGCGGAACATCTGCCTGGGCGACTCACTGGCCCGCATTCTGCGCTTTGCCGGGCGCAAGGTGGAGGTGATGAACTACATCGACGACACCGGACGGCAAGCCGCCGAGAGCCTGTTTGCCCTCCGGTACTTTGGCCTAGGCGACCCTCCGGCAGGCCTCAAGTACGACCACTTTGTAGGTGAGGCCTACGTGCGGCTGCATAGGGAAATGGAAGACCCCGAAAAGAAAGCGGCCATCGAACAGGGCGTGCAGGAAACCTTACACCGGCTCGAGGCGGGCGAACTACGGCCCGAGGTGGACAAAATCCTGCGCTCTCAGCTTCAAACCATGTACCGCCTGGGGGCCGAGTACAACACGCTGGTGTGGGAGTCGGACATTGTGCGGGAGGGCCTCTTGAGCCAGGCCATGAAAGCCCTCGAGGGCTCCCCTTACGTCTTCCGACCCACCGAGGGCAAGTACGCGGGGGCCCTGGTGATGGACACCAGCGCCTTCATTCCGGGCCTGGAAGACCCCTACCTGGTGCTAATCCGCTCCAACGGCACCAGCACCTACACCGCCAAGGACATCGCCCTCCAGTTCTGGAAGATGGGGCTTTTGCAAGGCATCAAGTTTGTGGAATACGACACCCAGCCCAGCGGCACCCGGCTCTACAGCACCCACCCCGAGGGGGTGCGGATGCCCTTTGGCGGGGCCAGCGAGACCATCAACGTGGTGGACGCCCGCCAGAGCCATGCCCTGCGGGTCGTACAGGCTTCCCTCGAGGTCGAGGGTCGGCACGACCTGGCCGAAAAGTGCTTCCATCTGGCCTACGAGACCGTGCTGCTCGAGGGCCGTCAGATGTCCGGGCGCAAGGGCATCGTGGTCAGCGTGGATGAGGTGATGGACGAGGCCGTCCGGCGGGTGCTGACAGTGATAGCCGAGAAAAACCCCGACCACCCTAACCCCCAGGAGGCCGCCGAGCAGATTGGGGTAGGTGCGGTGCGTTTTGCCATGCTCAAGACCGAGGCCAAAAAACAGATTGACTTCCGCTACGACCAGGCCCTGAGCTTCGAGGGTGATACCGGGCCCTACGTCCAGTATGCCTACGCCCGGGCCGGCTCGATTCTACGCAAGGCCGAAGAACAAGGGGTTTTGCAGGAAGAGGCCGATTACGCCCAGGCCACCGCCTACGAGATTATCCTGGCGAAACACCTCCTGCGCTTTCCCGAGGTCGTGCAGGATGCCGCTCGCAACAAAGCTCCGCACCTCGTGGCCATGTATTTGCTGGAACTGGCCGCCGCCTGGAGCAGCTTTTACAACGCCAAAACCCCCGAGGGTAAGCCCGCAACCCCCGTTCTAACCGCCCCCCAGGGACTGCGGGGGCTACGCTTGGAGCTGGTCAGGGCCCTGCGGCAAACCCTCCGCCAGGGGTTGGAGTTGCTGGGCTTGCAGGCCCCGGAGGTGATGTAG
- a CDS encoding YbaK/EbsC family protein, translated as MKLSPSAQRVQDALQERGFAHLRVQELAASTRTAQEAADAVGCTVGQIVKSLIFRGASSGRPYLLLVSGAHRVNLHGLEAELGEKLEKPNAEYVRQVTGFAIGGVPPVGHVQPLEALIDPDLLQYERIYAAAGTPFALFGLSPDELIGLTGGRILQPGLAE; from the coding sequence ATGAAACTTTCCCCCAGTGCCCAGCGCGTGCAGGATGCCTTGCAAGAAAGAGGCTTTGCCCACCTGCGGGTGCAGGAACTCGCGGCTTCTACCCGCACCGCCCAGGAAGCCGCCGATGCCGTGGGTTGTACGGTGGGCCAGATTGTCAAATCACTAATTTTTCGAGGGGCCAGTAGTGGACGACCCTACCTGCTGCTGGTCTCGGGCGCCCACCGGGTGAACCTGCACGGGCTCGAGGCCGAGCTGGGCGAAAAGCTAGAAAAGCCCAATGCCGAGTATGTGCGTCAGGTGACCGGCTTTGCCATTGGTGGGGTGCCGCCGGTGGGCCATGTTCAGCCTCTGGAAGCCCTGATAGACCCCGATTTGCTGCAGTACGAGCGCATCTATGCCGCCGCCGGAACCCCCTTTGCATTGTTTGGACTTTCCCCAGACGAGCTGATAGGCCTAACCGGAGGCCGCATACTGCAACCCGGTTTAGCCGAGTAG
- a CDS encoding S1C family serine protease — MRTVALLILMALTPALAQAPRLTTPEEVARVEVIRRALPAVVKISGILRDPQTGNEGPTNGSGFFYAPSRIITNYHVVQDLRDISVELFDGRTFPAQVFAVDKGIDIAILTVQGVTAPAQLSFSSSQNLPVGMGLVVIGSPFGQRNLASYGILAGSGPTAAEKNDLDPEIGAEIGDLLFTDARIVQGNSGGPVLDLQGRVVGVANATLGDLSGVGGVGVAIPGDLVRQSVNDLERFGVPQRGNLGATLLDLGELDPILLGRVGLLSTRGAMIEKVQPGGPAARAGLRPAQRDQRGKLVSLGDIILAVNGRTMRNASEVTQTIARYRPGDRVNLTIWRNGRRLDVTLTMIARR; from the coding sequence ATGCGCACGGTTGCCCTTTTGATTCTGATGGCCCTCACCCCGGCTTTGGCCCAGGCCCCCCGCCTGACCACCCCCGAGGAGGTGGCCCGGGTGGAGGTGATTCGCCGCGCTTTGCCCGCTGTGGTCAAGATTTCTGGCATCCTGCGCGACCCTCAAACCGGCAACGAAGGCCCCACCAACGGATCGGGTTTTTTTTATGCGCCCAGCCGTATCATCACCAACTACCACGTGGTGCAGGATTTGCGCGACATCAGCGTGGAGTTGTTTGATGGGCGCACCTTCCCAGCCCAGGTCTTCGCGGTAGACAAGGGCATTGATATTGCCATCCTGACCGTGCAGGGGGTCACGGCCCCAGCCCAGCTTTCCTTCAGCAGCTCGCAAAATTTGCCGGTGGGGATGGGCCTGGTGGTGATTGGCAGTCCCTTTGGCCAGCGCAACCTGGCCTCGTATGGCATTCTGGCCGGAAGCGGCCCTACCGCAGCAGAAAAAAACGACCTTGACCCCGAGATAGGAGCAGAAATCGGCGACCTGCTCTTCACCGATGCCCGCATCGTGCAGGGCAACTCGGGGGGGCCTGTGCTCGACCTGCAAGGCCGGGTGGTGGGAGTGGCCAACGCGACGCTGGGCGACCTGAGCGGGGTGGGCGGGGTGGGGGTGGCCATTCCGGGCGACCTGGTGCGGCAAAGCGTGAACGACCTCGAGCGTTTCGGGGTGCCCCAGCGGGGCAACCTGGGCGCCACCCTGCTCGACCTGGGCGAACTCGACCCCATTCTGCTGGGGCGGGTGGGCCTGCTCTCCACCCGCGGGGCCATGATCGAAAAAGTGCAGCCCGGCGGCCCCGCCGCTCGCGCGGGCCTGCGCCCGGCCCAACGCGACCAACGCGGCAAGCTGGTCAGCCTGGGCGATATCATCCTGGCGGTGAATGGCCGCACCATGCGCAACGCCAGCGAGGTGACCCAGACCATTGCCCGCTACCGCCCCGGCGACCGGGTCAATCTGACCATCTGGCGCAACGGGCGACGGCTGGATGTGACCCTGACGATGATTGCACGGCGCTAA
- a CDS encoding DEAD/DEAH box helicase encodes MEFSAFTLRSEVAKALEAKGFTTPTPIQAAAIPLALEGKDVLGQARTGTGKTLAFGIPIANRLDAAHERGRAPRALILTPTRELALQVAKELQWLAPHLSITPIYGGTGYGKQAEALKRGTDVVVATPGRAIDYLEQRVLDLSKIEIAVLDEADEMLSMGFEEAVERLLEATPTSRQTLLFSATLPTWARRLSERYQKAAILINVIKDEAISYEEVAIQAPIQNRLAMLSDLLFAYAPERTIVFTSTKAECNDLALGLESRAHSAAPIHGDMGQIDRERVMERFRSGAVNVLVATDVAARGLDIPEVDLVVHYRLPDQNESYLHRSGRTGRAGRSGKVVILYGPREKRELETLERELKRSFKRVNPPTPEEVMAAKWAVLARRIAKQPEADKKLWREQAERLIAEGGVDAVAGMLALILGGAPTPKSLITGEENWVTLKLSGSRLSVNRVMAVMKGAGASEIGRIRLDGEVAAYVDIRPEDVGKLDHSVLRDLRLMKATEVPAEARLERQGFRSQGGRQGRSQGNREGGQRRSQGERRFEGLEERREGERRRVVYR; translated from the coding sequence ATGGAGTTTTCTGCTTTTACGTTACGGTCTGAAGTTGCTAAGGCCCTCGAGGCCAAAGGTTTCACCACCCCCACCCCCATCCAGGCCGCGGCCATCCCGCTGGCGCTGGAAGGGAAGGACGTGCTGGGCCAGGCCCGCACTGGCACCGGCAAGACCCTGGCCTTTGGCATCCCCATTGCCAACCGGCTGGATGCCGCACACGAGCGGGGACGTGCCCCCCGGGCCCTGATTCTCACCCCTACCCGCGAGCTGGCCCTTCAGGTGGCCAAGGAGCTACAGTGGCTGGCCCCTCACCTCAGCATCACCCCCATCTACGGCGGCACCGGCTACGGCAAACAGGCCGAGGCCCTCAAGCGCGGCACCGACGTGGTGGTGGCTACCCCTGGAAGGGCCATCGACTACCTAGAGCAGCGCGTTCTCGACCTTTCCAAAATAGAGATTGCCGTGCTGGACGAAGCCGACGAAATGCTCTCGATGGGCTTCGAGGAAGCGGTTGAGCGACTTCTGGAGGCCACCCCCACCAGCCGCCAGACCCTCTTGTTCTCGGCCACCCTGCCCACCTGGGCCCGCCGCCTCTCGGAGCGCTATCAAAAAGCGGCTATCCTCATCAACGTCATCAAGGACGAGGCCATCTCCTACGAGGAAGTGGCCATTCAGGCGCCCATTCAGAACCGGCTGGCCATGCTTTCGGATCTGCTCTTTGCCTATGCCCCCGAGCGCACCATTGTGTTTACCAGCACCAAGGCCGAGTGCAACGACCTGGCCTTGGGCTTGGAAAGCCGGGCCCATAGCGCGGCCCCCATCCACGGCGACATGGGTCAGATTGACCGCGAGCGGGTGATGGAGCGCTTCCGCAGCGGGGCGGTGAACGTGCTGGTGGCCACCGATGTGGCCGCCCGGGGGCTGGACATCCCCGAGGTAGATCTGGTGGTGCACTACCGCCTGCCCGATCAAAACGAGTCCTACCTGCACCGCTCGGGCCGCACCGGGCGGGCGGGCCGCTCGGGCAAGGTGGTGATTCTGTACGGCCCCCGCGAGAAGCGCGAACTCGAGACCTTAGAGCGCGAGCTCAAGCGCAGCTTCAAGCGGGTCAACCCGCCTACCCCCGAGGAAGTGATGGCGGCCAAGTGGGCCGTGCTGGCCCGCCGTATCGCCAAGCAGCCCGAGGCCGACAAGAAGCTCTGGCGCGAACAGGCCGAACGCCTCATTGCCGAAGGGGGCGTGGACGCCGTGGCCGGCATGCTGGCCCTGATTCTGGGCGGGGCCCCCACCCCCAAGAGCCTGATTACCGGCGAGGAAAACTGGGTCACGCTCAAGCTCTCGGGCTCGCGTCTCAGTGTGAACCGGGTGATGGCGGTGATGAAAGGGGCCGGGGCCAGCGAGATCGGGCGCATTCGCCTGGACGGCGAGGTGGCTGCTTATGTAGACATCCGGCCCGAAGACGTGGGCAAGCTCGATCATTCGGTGCTGCGCGACCTGCGCCTGATGAAAGCCACCGAGGTGCCCGCCGAGGCCCGGCTCGAGCGCCAGGGTTTCCGTAGCCAGGGCGGTCGTCAGGGCCGTTCACAGGGCAACCGCGAAGGCGGCCAGCGCCGCAGCCAGGGTGAGCGCCGTTTCGAAGGACTTGAAGAGCGGCGTGAAGGGGAGCGTCGGCGCGTGGTGTACCGGTAA
- a CDS encoding M20 family metallopeptidase, producing the protein MQPLEHLQPQLPAILQDLEAIVTLEAPSHDLPGLDRVARWIAAQFEPYGTLERLETQNGPILRVQVPGRGKKVLVLCHFDTVHPVGAFAAPWKIEGERAYGPGVYDMKGNIVQLLWALRTNAALGLGTPQLELLFTPDEEVGSLASRAAIEAGARRNDLVLVLEAPMGNGDLKVARKGVGQYRLTAHGKPAHQGVEPEKGINAVVELAHQIPKIVALQDWNQGTTLGPNVIKGGTTSNVVAALAWVDIDLRAWTMAEVERVERELRALQPVLPGASLSLEGGLNRPPMEPSPASLELFEMARRIGAEVGLQLGPGRVGGGSDGNFTAALGVPTLDGLGLFGEAAHQLSENVYIPQIPARIALLCGILDELSR; encoded by the coding sequence GTGCAGCCCCTGGAACACTTGCAACCCCAACTGCCGGCCATCCTGCAAGACCTAGAAGCCATTGTGACCCTCGAGGCCCCCTCCCACGACCTCCCTGGTCTGGATCGGGTGGCCCGCTGGATTGCAGCCCAGTTTGAGCCTTACGGAACGCTCGAGCGCCTGGAGACCCAAAACGGCCCCATCCTCCGCGTACAGGTGCCCGGCCGCGGCAAGAAGGTCTTGGTGCTTTGCCACTTCGACACCGTGCACCCGGTGGGGGCTTTTGCGGCGCCCTGGAAGATAGAGGGTGAACGGGCCTACGGCCCCGGCGTCTACGACATGAAGGGCAACATCGTGCAGCTTTTGTGGGCTTTGCGCACCAACGCGGCCCTGGGGTTGGGAACCCCGCAGCTCGAGCTTCTCTTCACCCCCGACGAAGAGGTGGGTTCGCTGGCCTCGCGGGCGGCCATCGAGGCCGGGGCCCGGCGCAACGACCTGGTGCTGGTGCTGGAGGCCCCCATGGGCAACGGCGACCTCAAGGTAGCCCGCAAGGGGGTAGGCCAGTACCGCCTCACCGCTCACGGTAAGCCCGCCCACCAGGGCGTGGAGCCAGAAAAGGGCATCAATGCGGTTGTCGAGCTGGCCCACCAGATTCCCAAAATTGTGGCCCTGCAAGACTGGAACCAGGGCACCACCCTAGGGCCCAACGTCATCAAGGGCGGTACCACCAGCAACGTGGTGGCGGCTCTGGCCTGGGTGGACATCGACCTGCGGGCCTGGACCATGGCCGAAGTCGAGCGGGTGGAGCGCGAACTCCGGGCCTTACAGCCGGTGCTGCCGGGGGCGTCGCTCTCGCTCGAGGGCGGTCTGAACCGGCCCCCCATGGAGCCTTCCCCGGCCTCGCTCGAGCTTTTTGAGATGGCCCGGCGCATCGGGGCCGAGGTAGGGCTGCAACTGGGCCCCGGGCGGGTGGGGGGCGGCTCCGATGGCAACTTTACCGCGGCCTTGGGCGTGCCCACGCTGGATGGGCTGGGGCTTTTTGGCGAGGCAGCCCACCAGCTTAGCGAGAACGTCTACATTCCGCAAATACCGGCCCGCATTGCCCTGCTTTGCGGAATCTTGGATGAGCTTTCCCGATGA
- a CDS encoding GntR family transcriptional regulator, whose protein sequence is MLAPQTDEAYRRLRRMILSLELRPGEPLVERRLEELLAVSRTPIRAAIQQLFREGLVQRTGRVYTVAPLDLAELEEAFEFRGWLEAQIVREAAARRLGVRQLRDLLASVEADLDPEVELEKATDFHLALAKLTGNRFVVASLAQVLQRIYRARYLEITRPQGADQALHDHLRLIELVQQGQGEEAAAFLQQHLERSREALLKSLEGSVLLRGLS, encoded by the coding sequence ATGCTGGCTCCGCAAACCGATGAAGCCTACCGCCGCCTGCGCCGCATGATACTGTCGCTCGAGCTAAGGCCCGGCGAACCTCTGGTTGAACGCAGGCTCGAAGAACTTTTGGCGGTTTCCCGCACCCCGATTCGCGCCGCCATTCAGCAGCTTTTCCGTGAGGGGCTGGTGCAGCGTACAGGCCGGGTTTATACCGTGGCCCCCCTCGACTTGGCCGAACTGGAGGAAGCCTTTGAGTTTCGGGGCTGGCTCGAGGCCCAGATCGTGCGAGAGGCCGCTGCCCGGCGACTTGGCGTCCGACAGCTACGCGATCTGCTGGCCTCGGTCGAGGCCGATCTCGACCCCGAGGTGGAGCTGGAGAAGGCCACCGACTTTCACCTGGCCCTGGCCAAGCTCACCGGCAACCGCTTCGTGGTGGCCTCGCTGGCCCAGGTCTTGCAGCGCATCTACCGGGCCCGCTACCTGGAGATCACCCGCCCTCAGGGGGCCGACCAGGCCCTGCACGACCATCTGCGCCTGATCGAGCTGGTGCAGCAAGGGCAGGGGGAAGAAGCGGCGGCTTTTTTGCAGCAGCACCTCGAGCGCTCGCGCGAGGCCTTGCTCAAAAGCCTCGAGGGCTCGGTTTTGTTGAGAGGCCTCTCTTGA
- a CDS encoding tripartite tricarboxylate transporter permease, producing MDIFQALLNGFGVALEPLNLLLVVLGCLVGTLIGVLPGIGPISGVALLVPLTFALKMPPESAIILLAGIYYGAMYGGSTTSILLNIPGETSSVVTALDGHKLAKQGQAGPALAMAAWGSFIAGTLSVVGLMTLGPLLAQWAIRFGPAEYFALMVFGFSTLSALAGKNMFKALIATGFGLMLATVGQDPQSGISRYTFGFLQLEDGMDFLVVAIGLFAVSEVLMLLEEKTPGAMRAQVGRIYLSFRDFMASLLTILRSSVLGFLIGVLPGAGASIASFVAYTTEKRLLGAKARFGEGDLRGVAAPESANNAAAGGAMIPLLTLGLPGSGTTAIMLGALISLGVTPGPQMFQKHPEVVWGLIASMYVGNAVLLLLNLPLVGLFVRLLAVPAWFLIPAVLAISFIGVYAVNNNPFDLLLMAVFGLVGYLMRKLEFPLAPVLLGLVLGYLMEINLRRAMTISNGDVGYLFSSPIAIALWVLAALSLFSPLIIARFRKQGLGGDDEL from the coding sequence GTGGACATCTTTCAAGCGCTCCTCAACGGTTTTGGGGTGGCCCTAGAGCCGCTCAACCTGCTCCTGGTGGTGCTGGGCTGCCTGGTGGGTACCCTCATTGGGGTGCTGCCGGGTATTGGCCCCATCAGCGGGGTGGCCCTGCTGGTGCCCCTCACCTTCGCTCTCAAGATGCCGCCCGAGTCAGCCATCATCCTGCTGGCGGGCATCTACTACGGGGCCATGTACGGGGGCTCCACCACCAGCATCCTGCTCAACATCCCCGGCGAGACCTCCTCGGTGGTCACGGCCCTGGATGGCCACAAGCTGGCCAAGCAGGGCCAGGCCGGCCCCGCGCTGGCCATGGCGGCCTGGGGCTCGTTTATCGCCGGTACCCTTTCGGTGGTGGGCCTCATGACCCTGGGGCCCCTGCTGGCCCAGTGGGCCATCCGCTTTGGGCCTGCCGAATACTTTGCCCTGATGGTCTTTGGTTTCTCCACCCTCTCGGCCCTGGCGGGCAAAAACATGTTCAAGGCCCTGATCGCCACCGGCTTTGGCCTGATGCTGGCTACGGTGGGCCAGGATCCGCAGTCGGGCATCTCGCGCTATACTTTTGGGTTTTTGCAGCTCGAGGACGGCATGGACTTTCTGGTGGTGGCCATTGGGCTTTTTGCCGTGAGCGAGGTGCTGATGCTCCTGGAGGAGAAAACCCCAGGCGCCATGCGGGCCCAGGTGGGGCGCATCTACCTTTCCTTCCGCGACTTCATGGCCTCCCTGCTCACCATCCTGCGCAGCAGCGTGCTGGGCTTCCTGATTGGGGTCTTGCCGGGGGCCGGGGCCTCCATTGCCAGCTTCGTGGCCTACACCACCGAGAAGCGGCTTTTGGGGGCCAAAGCCCGCTTTGGCGAGGGCGACTTGCGCGGGGTGGCGGCCCCCGAGTCGGCCAACAACGCGGCGGCAGGTGGGGCCATGATTCCCCTCCTGACCCTGGGCCTGCCCGGCAGCGGTACTACCGCCATCATGCTGGGGGCCCTGATCAGCCTGGGGGTGACGCCGGGGCCGCAGATGTTCCAGAAGCACCCCGAGGTGGTCTGGGGCCTGATTGCCTCGATGTACGTGGGCAACGCGGTGTTGCTTCTATTGAACCTGCCGCTGGTGGGCCTTTTTGTGCGGCTCTTGGCGGTGCCGGCCTGGTTTTTGATTCCGGCGGTGCTGGCCATCAGCTTCATTGGGGTCTATGCGGTCAACAACAACCCCTTCGACCTGCTCCTGATGGCGGTGTTTGGGCTGGTGGGCTACCTGATGCGCAAGCTCGAGTTCCCCCTGGCCCCGGTGTTGTTGGGCCTGGTGCTGGGCTACCTGATGGAAATTAACCTGCGCCGGGCCATGACCATCAGCAATGGGGATGTGGGCTATCTGTTCAGCAGCCCCATCGCCATTGCGCTCTGGGTACTGGCCGCGCTCTCGCTGTTCTCACCTCTCATCATTGCCCGCTTCCGAAAGCAGGGGCTGGGGGGCGACGACGAGCTTTGA